Proteins from a single region of Sphaerochaeta globosa str. Buddy:
- a CDS encoding translation initiation factor 2: protein MIELPYVLRHENICRLEGNRLLIGDRRVFPFEKRFEVCANVQEVARSLQAMVTQGGGPLEVALQTMILVTNQMQQGLLGHGFETLTDAAKLLIAARPTNTTMHRALSHLLAAVQPKQADLEELASALKQEVSSMLDGYDQLYHQMGRLGSSLIADRSVILTTCFAEHTFLLSLAYAKESGKEVRVLANETRPYLQGSRLTAVSLEEMDIEVNVITDGMGATFMEAGKVDAYMTAVDLLCMDGTVVNKVGTLANAIAARYASVPYYAFSISPDPSKQGRADVTMEMRPPQEVKRCMGSATTLDSIKALYPAFDSIPAQLVTALVTPKGILKPEEIQRNFS, encoded by the coding sequence ATGATCGAGCTTCCGTATGTGCTCAGGCATGAGAATATCTGCCGCTTGGAAGGCAATAGGTTGTTGATCGGAGACCGGAGGGTTTTTCCCTTCGAGAAACGATTTGAGGTCTGTGCGAATGTCCAGGAGGTTGCCCGCTCGTTGCAGGCGATGGTAACCCAGGGGGGAGGGCCGCTTGAGGTAGCCTTGCAAACCATGATCCTGGTCACCAATCAGATGCAACAAGGATTGTTGGGCCATGGCTTTGAAACACTCACCGATGCTGCAAAGCTTCTCATCGCTGCCAGGCCGACCAATACGACCATGCACAGGGCCCTTTCCCATTTGCTTGCCGCTGTACAGCCGAAGCAAGCGGATCTCGAAGAACTAGCAAGTGCTTTGAAGCAAGAAGTTTCTTCGATGTTGGATGGATACGATCAGCTCTATCATCAGATGGGGCGTTTGGGAAGCTCTCTGATAGCCGACCGTTCTGTCATCCTGACCACCTGCTTTGCCGAGCATACCTTTCTGCTCTCCTTGGCCTATGCGAAAGAGAGCGGTAAGGAAGTACGCGTCCTGGCCAATGAGACCAGGCCCTACCTGCAAGGCTCAAGGTTGACAGCCGTGAGTCTTGAGGAGATGGACATCGAGGTCAATGTCATTACCGATGGCATGGGTGCAACCTTTATGGAGGCAGGGAAGGTGGATGCGTACATGACAGCGGTCGACCTGCTCTGCATGGACGGGACGGTGGTGAACAAGGTGGGAACGCTTGCCAATGCCATAGCCGCACGATACGCATCCGTTCCCTACTATGCTTTCAGCATCTCCCCCGATCCCAGCAAGCAGGGGAGAGCCGATGTTACAATGGAAATGCGTCCCCCCCAAGAGGTTAAGCGATGTATGGGCTCAGCCACGACGTTGGATTCAATCAAAGCCCTCTATCCGGCTTTCGACAGTATTCCCGCCCAACTGGTAACAGCCCTCGTTACCCCC
- a CDS encoding nucleoside deaminase, producing the protein MSIIKRSTPNEQDIQLLYQTVRIAHTAKEQGNHPFGALLADKDGNILLEQGNSYEEGGSAMHAETLLLFKASRLYAPDFLATCSLYTNAEPCVMCTGAMYWTNVRRLVYGITEAKLLELTGADEQNPTFDLPSHEVLAHGQKDIEVVGPTDDEDLVQAIVSDHLSFWVH; encoded by the coding sequence ATGAGCATCATAAAACGCAGCACACCCAATGAGCAGGATATACAACTTCTGTACCAGACCGTTCGCATCGCACATACTGCAAAAGAGCAGGGAAACCACCCTTTCGGGGCCCTGCTTGCAGACAAGGATGGCAACATCCTTCTCGAACAAGGCAACAGCTATGAGGAAGGGGGTTCTGCTATGCACGCAGAGACACTGCTTCTCTTCAAGGCAAGCAGGCTGTACGCACCCGACTTCTTGGCGACCTGCTCGCTGTATACCAATGCAGAGCCGTGCGTCATGTGCACCGGTGCGATGTATTGGACCAATGTGCGACGGCTTGTATATGGCATCACCGAAGCCAAATTGCTTGAGCTGACGGGTGCCGATGAGCAGAATCCCACCTTCGACCTTCCCAGCCACGAAGTATTGGCCCACGGGCAAAAGGATATCGAGGTCGTAGGTCCTACCGACGATGAGGATCTCGTACAAGCAATTGTTTCCGACCATCTTTCGTTCTGGGTGCACTGA
- a CDS encoding transposase, giving the protein MSPTAAFPVSTIVTGANVHDSQAAIPLERMTGQRIKHLYSLMDSAYDAKPIKDFIIGNGRMPIIDPNKRRKQQRVLSPSEKQRFRIRSTVERSNSHLKDWLIPPKIMVRGTEKVSHCLMTGVLCLAAIKILQYCILPGIQKTA; this is encoded by the coding sequence ATGTCACCGACAGCGGCATTCCCCGTCAGCACCATCGTCACGGGTGCCAACGTACATGACAGCCAAGCGGCGATTCCCTTGGAGCGGATGACCGGGCAGCGGATCAAACACCTGTACTCGCTGATGGACAGCGCCTACGATGCAAAGCCCATCAAGGACTTCATCATCGGAAACGGCAGGATGCCCATCATCGACCCGAACAAGCGGCGCAAGCAGCAACGGGTCCTCTCCCCCTCTGAAAAGCAGCGGTTCAGGATCCGTTCGACCGTGGAGAGGTCCAACTCCCACCTGAAGGATTGGCTTATTCCGCCGAAGATCATGGTCAGGGGGACGGAGAAGGTCTCCCACTGCCTGATGACCGGCGTGCTGTGCCTTGCTGCAATCAAGATACTGCAGTATTGCATCCTGCCGGGCATCCAGAAAACTGCGTAA
- a CDS encoding transposase: MVFGISFDIQEVFEGYVTAEHRTFIQMLQVLEEFLPACDGKASLLGRKGYDETAMIRSALAKQFFKIPTVTSLRNRLLSDPSLRQVCGFTSVPSEATFSRKFASHARQKLMEKALGPLVSSYLDGRIVGHVSRDSTAIEAREKAVNKKKEVIPRGKPGRPRKGSESKTKKQNVLQKQLGQTAEQAVEELNSQCSWGCKRTSQGTRNYWKGYKLHLDVTDSGIPRQHHRHGCQRT; this comes from the coding sequence ATGGTATTCGGTATTTCTTTCGACATCCAAGAGGTTTTCGAAGGGTATGTGACCGCCGAACACCGTACGTTCATCCAGATGCTGCAGGTGCTAGAGGAATTCCTGCCGGCGTGCGACGGCAAGGCAAGCCTGCTTGGGCGCAAAGGCTATGATGAGACGGCGATGATCCGTTCGGCCCTGGCCAAGCAGTTTTTCAAGATTCCCACCGTCACCTCGCTTCGCAACCGCCTGCTCAGCGATCCGTCGCTGCGGCAGGTCTGCGGGTTCACCTCCGTACCGAGTGAGGCCACCTTCAGCAGGAAATTTGCATCCCATGCACGCCAAAAACTCATGGAGAAGGCGCTGGGCCCCTTGGTAAGCTCCTATCTGGACGGCCGCATCGTGGGTCATGTCAGCCGGGACTCCACAGCCATCGAGGCGCGCGAGAAGGCCGTGAACAAGAAGAAGGAAGTAATCCCGAGGGGGAAACCCGGCAGGCCCAGGAAAGGCTCTGAGTCGAAAACCAAGAAGCAAAACGTTCTGCAGAAGCAACTTGGCCAGACTGCCGAACAGGCAGTCGAGGAATTGAACTCCCAGTGCAGCTGGGGATGCAAGCGCACAAGCCAGGGCACCCGCAACTATTGGAAGGGCTACAAGCTTCACCTGGATGTCACCGACAGCGGCATTCCCCGTCAGCACCATCGTCACGGGTGCCAACGTACATGA
- a CDS encoding FKBP-type peptidyl-prolyl cis-trans isomerase N-terminal domain-containing protein has protein sequence MNKSNRTKVVVTLLAMILVSATLFAMGMKESDPAALTVRILTSVNQNGQVELVARTTGNEDIVFQAGSYTDASYPVASLAAGDYVEVVLDNNKAVNIRYINPLVTLGVFPYSISMDRATELESLTDRFSYTYGYLLIQSFSSQGLFFDAGYYVKGALDGYKDSLSEVPQGYYTLEELYANVNDYQEKIWNAGLANTDYGKRYASISDVASFAKPEDLSDAFSYTYGYLLALNMAGQGITVNGDLYAQGALDFACENQLLMNDAEMQVAFTEYQQILEEDYQTWIAEIAVSNLADAEAFLEQNKANEGVITTSSGLQYQVLTEATGAKPVITNTVEVNYQLQLIDGTVVESSYDMGQTAHFPVDGLIPGFTEALLTMNTGSVLRTWIHPSLGYGEMGTETILPNALLIFDIELVGIDQ, from the coding sequence ATGAATAAGAGTAATCGAACAAAGGTGGTCGTGACCCTGCTGGCCATGATCCTCGTTTCTGCAACCCTCTTCGCGATGGGTATGAAAGAGAGCGACCCAGCAGCTCTGACCGTACGCATCCTTACTTCAGTCAATCAGAACGGCCAGGTAGAGCTGGTAGCAAGAACCACCGGGAATGAGGATATTGTGTTCCAGGCAGGCTCGTATACTGATGCAAGTTATCCTGTTGCCAGCTTGGCAGCCGGAGATTACGTGGAAGTGGTCCTTGACAACAATAAGGCCGTAAACATCCGGTACATCAACCCCTTGGTAACCTTGGGTGTTTTCCCCTACTCCATCAGCATGGACAGGGCTACCGAGCTTGAGAGCTTGACCGACCGATTCAGCTACACCTACGGGTACCTGCTGATCCAGTCCTTCTCCTCCCAGGGCTTGTTCTTCGATGCAGGCTACTATGTAAAGGGAGCACTCGATGGATACAAGGATTCCTTAAGCGAAGTCCCCCAAGGGTACTACACGCTCGAAGAGCTGTATGCGAATGTCAATGACTACCAGGAGAAAATCTGGAATGCAGGGCTGGCCAATACCGACTACGGCAAGCGCTATGCAAGCATCAGTGATGTTGCTTCCTTTGCAAAACCTGAGGATTTGTCCGATGCATTCAGCTACACCTACGGCTACCTGCTGGCCCTCAATATGGCTGGACAGGGAATTACGGTCAATGGCGATTTGTATGCCCAGGGTGCCTTGGACTTTGCCTGTGAGAATCAACTGTTGATGAACGATGCTGAAATGCAGGTGGCTTTCACCGAGTACCAGCAGATTCTGGAAGAGGATTACCAGACATGGATTGCCGAGATTGCCGTCAGCAACCTCGCTGATGCTGAAGCTTTCCTCGAGCAGAACAAGGCCAATGAGGGAGTCATCACCACTTCCAGCGGTCTGCAATATCAGGTGCTCACTGAGGCAACCGGTGCCAAACCGGTGATCACCAATACCGTTGAGGTCAATTACCAGCTGCAGCTCATCGACGGGACCGTAGTTGAAAGCTCCTACGACATGGGACAGACTGCTCACTTCCCGGTTGATGGCTTGATCCCTGGATTCACCGAAGCATTGCTCACCATGAATACCGGCAGCGTGCTCAGAACCTGGATTCACCCCAGCCTCGGCTATGGTGAGATGGGTACTGAGACCATTCTTCCCAACGCTCTACTGATTTTCGATATCGAGTTGGTTGGAATCGACCAATAA
- a CDS encoding GntR family transcriptional regulator yields MDTQSKSQLIDTIYNHLKHQIRQGLLPNGAKLSENTLAKDFSCSRTPVREALKRLEQDGFVVIIAHSGSYVKDITMVDYQQLTEVRAYLEALAMRLACENGADPSVLEQILDSMDELWKGGRTFDVQTFSSLHYQFHLELVKLSGNNLLVLTYSRLNLSEAALLFAQNITDRGITKTQAEHRRIVQAIRDRNEKEGERFMLSHLWRKRDRFRAQTQAI; encoded by the coding sequence ATGGACACACAGAGTAAAAGCCAACTGATTGATACAATCTACAACCATCTCAAACATCAGATTCGGCAAGGGTTGCTCCCTAACGGGGCAAAGCTTTCCGAGAATACCTTAGCCAAGGACTTCTCATGTTCCCGAACCCCGGTCCGTGAAGCCCTCAAACGGTTGGAGCAGGATGGGTTTGTGGTCATCATCGCCCACAGCGGTAGCTATGTCAAAGACATCACCATGGTTGATTATCAACAGCTGACCGAAGTCAGGGCTTATCTGGAAGCACTCGCCATGCGACTTGCCTGTGAGAACGGCGCCGACCCATCAGTATTGGAGCAGATTCTCGACAGCATGGATGAACTCTGGAAAGGAGGCAGGACCTTCGATGTACAGACCTTCAGCAGCCTGCATTACCAGTTCCATCTTGAGTTGGTCAAGCTCTCGGGCAACAACCTGCTCGTTCTCACCTACAGCCGGCTGAACCTCAGTGAAGCCGCCCTGCTTTTCGCCCAAAACATCACCGACCGCGGTATCACCAAAACACAGGCAGAACATCGCCGCATCGTTCAGGCGATCAGGGATCGGAACGAAAAAGAGGGAGAGCGTTTCATGCTCTCCCACCTCTGGCGTAAACGTGATCGGTTCAGAGCTCAGACTCAGGCAATCTAA
- a CDS encoding AAA family ATPase, whose translation MSTNVVFTIGRQFGSGGRQVGKTLAEKLGIPFYDKELIAISARDSGLSEALFSNADEKATSSIFYSLVMGNYPMASGALGVTEMPLNDQLFLIQSKTIKRLASEGSCVIVGRCADYILRDMDNVVNIFVHADLKNRVERAVRVYEVPENKAEDVCLKADKQRANFYNYYSDRKWGMCRTYDLSLDSGMLGIEGCADQIISFEKLWRAHKGQGI comes from the coding sequence ATGAGTACAAACGTAGTGTTTACAATCGGCAGACAATTCGGAAGCGGAGGCAGGCAGGTAGGGAAAACCTTGGCAGAGAAGCTTGGCATACCCTTCTACGATAAGGAACTCATCGCCATCAGCGCCCGCGACAGCGGACTGAGCGAGGCCCTGTTCTCGAATGCGGATGAGAAAGCCACCAGCAGCATCTTCTATTCATTGGTGATGGGCAACTATCCTATGGCCAGCGGGGCGTTGGGTGTAACGGAAATGCCGTTGAACGACCAGCTGTTCCTTATCCAGAGCAAAACGATCAAGCGTCTAGCCTCAGAGGGCTCCTGCGTCATCGTAGGCCGCTGCGCCGACTATATTCTCAGGGATATGGACAATGTTGTGAACATTTTCGTACATGCCGACCTGAAAAACCGAGTTGAAAGGGCGGTACGCGTGTACGAAGTCCCTGAGAACAAGGCAGAGGATGTTTGTCTGAAGGCAGACAAGCAGCGTGCAAACTTCTACAACTACTACAGTGACCGGAAGTGGGGCATGTGTCGGACGTACGATTTGAGTTTGGACAGCGGCATGCTGGGTATCGAAGGATGTGCAGATCAGATCATCTCGTTTGAGAAACTGTGGCGTGCTCATAAGGGTCAGGGTATTTAA
- a CDS encoding aldose 1-epimerase, producing MITLHQNNLVMEISEVGAEIHSLYNTHTNIQYIFDGNPVYWARHTPLLFPVTGPLKDGKVQAKGKTYAMPVNGFARDLQFDVVTQKKNEATFVLHANEQTRAFYPYEFSLTVTHTLLDNGYSSKAVITAKEALSCTFGWHPAFSLAMNGPDAPLQSYYIEFETQESADRLYPVQGIFAKQAGFLDKQSTLALSLQELDKGPIVLNGLKSRFVSLKSKNGKAGVTIDRGDLPTLVIWTKEKAQAPYVCVEPMYSFQDASRKSELSEMEGMMHLAQGESRTFCNTFTVF from the coding sequence ATGATTACCTTACACCAGAACAATCTCGTAATGGAAATTTCAGAAGTGGGTGCCGAGATTCACTCACTGTACAACACACACACCAATATCCAGTATATCTTTGATGGCAACCCCGTCTATTGGGCTCGTCATACCCCGCTGCTCTTTCCCGTAACAGGACCGCTCAAAGATGGCAAAGTACAAGCAAAAGGCAAAACCTATGCTATGCCGGTCAATGGATTTGCCCGCGACCTGCAATTCGATGTTGTCACCCAGAAAAAGAATGAGGCAACGTTTGTCTTGCATGCAAACGAGCAAACCCGTGCCTTCTACCCCTATGAGTTCAGCCTGACGGTCACCCATACCCTATTGGACAACGGCTACAGCAGCAAAGCCGTCATTACCGCCAAGGAAGCTTTATCCTGCACCTTCGGATGGCACCCTGCTTTCAGTTTGGCTATGAACGGCCCCGATGCTCCGCTACAATCGTATTATATCGAGTTTGAAACACAGGAGAGTGCAGACCGCCTCTATCCGGTACAGGGAATTTTTGCCAAGCAGGCAGGCTTTCTGGACAAGCAAAGCACCCTCGCTCTCAGCCTACAAGAGTTGGACAAGGGTCCGATCGTTCTCAACGGCCTGAAAAGCCGCTTTGTCAGCCTGAAAAGCAAGAACGGCAAGGCAGGAGTCACCATCGACCGGGGGGATCTTCCCACCCTGGTCATCTGGACGAAGGAAAAAGCCCAGGCTCCCTATGTCTGCGTAGAACCGATGTACAGTTTTCAGGATGCCAGCCGTAAGAGTGAGCTTTCAGAAATGGAAGGAATGATGCACCTGGCGCAAGGAGAAAGCAGAACCTTCTGCAATACCTTCACCGTGTTCTAG
- a CDS encoding cyclase family protein — MIPFTIVGLRFDHLSPPEQAVFAFEEGRLSDACVKIKKQTQSRSVMLLGTCDRIELWCEEPRTSLVEPLLRGLSLSPLAWAKEVYTIKAQESLMHCFSLACGLLSPLFGEDQIISQIQQAFNRSVQVGCASSMLAYLVREVVTTAKQVQTTVDLQIVDQSVAEYVHRFLAPYAGQQILVLGSSALSRSVASYLAERGFVIWMTFRDTDKVDLLLPPKVHAIAYDQRFSYLPRCFVVISATKGMEYTIRKDQVQGPHLYLDLAPVRDIDPGIDGVIRIEDLAIPLVQREQQTSKALAIIEIACRKVDQYIAYRSAVPELQNLAIDAANDLVYRLQAPLKALGEEKAVLGPSIYETARKAFSHYLYAQKKAQSMYCHLDLTKPLENGQSSYAGDPPVVLSAFHTLEREGWRLTHLQFGSHAGTHMDSPAHMLEQGLYLDEFPVSRFFATAYVLDCADLGTISIDALSAIPSGCDAVLFFTKGGSYLDEEAAAYLVERGIQIVGFDTANCDRDGDLSFPIHHIMLGGGALILENLVNLERILHRSVQLTALPLFFTHADGAPARVVATYEV, encoded by the coding sequence GTGATTCCCTTTACCATTGTGGGTCTTCGGTTTGACCATCTGAGCCCTCCAGAGCAAGCTGTTTTTGCATTCGAGGAAGGACGGCTTAGCGATGCTTGTGTCAAGATTAAGAAGCAGACGCAGAGCCGGTCGGTCATGCTGCTTGGTACCTGTGACCGCATCGAGCTTTGGTGTGAGGAGCCTCGGACCAGCCTTGTAGAGCCCCTACTCAGAGGTCTCTCCCTTTCACCGCTGGCTTGGGCCAAAGAGGTGTATACCATCAAAGCGCAAGAGAGTCTGATGCACTGTTTTTCCTTGGCATGCGGACTGCTCAGCCCCCTTTTCGGGGAAGACCAGATTATCAGCCAAATACAGCAAGCGTTCAATCGTAGTGTGCAGGTCGGTTGCGCTTCTTCGATGCTTGCTTACTTGGTGCGGGAAGTCGTTACAACGGCGAAACAGGTCCAGACAACGGTCGACCTGCAAATTGTGGACCAGAGTGTGGCAGAGTACGTACATAGGTTCCTCGCTCCCTATGCGGGACAGCAGATTCTCGTACTGGGGAGCAGTGCCCTTTCGCGTTCGGTCGCATCGTATCTGGCAGAACGAGGATTTGTGATATGGATGACGTTTCGTGACACCGATAAGGTCGATCTGTTGCTTCCTCCCAAGGTGCACGCCATAGCGTACGACCAACGGTTTTCGTACCTGCCCAGGTGCTTTGTCGTCATCAGCGCTACCAAGGGTATGGAGTATACGATACGAAAAGACCAGGTACAGGGGCCGCACCTCTACCTGGATCTGGCACCGGTCAGGGATATCGATCCCGGTATAGACGGGGTGATCCGCATCGAAGACTTGGCGATCCCTCTTGTCCAGCGGGAGCAGCAAACTTCAAAAGCCTTGGCAATCATTGAAATCGCCTGCCGCAAGGTGGATCAGTATATCGCCTATCGGAGTGCGGTGCCTGAACTGCAGAATCTCGCCATCGATGCTGCAAACGATTTGGTGTACCGCCTGCAGGCTCCCCTGAAGGCTCTCGGTGAAGAGAAGGCAGTTTTGGGTCCGAGCATCTACGAGACTGCAAGAAAAGCCTTCAGCCATTACCTCTATGCACAAAAGAAGGCCCAGTCAATGTATTGTCATCTTGATCTTACCAAACCGCTTGAAAACGGTCAGAGCAGCTATGCCGGGGACCCCCCTGTCGTCCTTTCCGCCTTTCATACCTTGGAAAGGGAAGGGTGGCGGTTGACGCACCTGCAATTCGGTTCGCATGCAGGCACGCATATGGATAGTCCTGCCCACATGCTCGAGCAAGGGTTGTATCTGGATGAATTTCCTGTTTCGCGATTCTTTGCAACAGCCTATGTATTGGATTGTGCTGACCTTGGGACCATCAGCATCGATGCCTTGTCGGCAATCCCATCCGGTTGTGATGCTGTGCTTTTCTTCACAAAAGGCGGCTCTTATTTGGATGAGGAGGCTGCAGCCTACCTCGTAGAGCGGGGTATACAAATCGTGGGCTTTGACACGGCCAACTGTGACCGTGATGGGGATCTGTCCTTTCCCATCCATCATATCATGCTGGGCGGTGGAGCCCTCATTCTCGAGAATCTGGTGAACCTCGAACGCATTCTCCACCGCTCGGTACAACTGACGGCCCTCCCACTCTTTTTTACGCATGCAGACGGCGCCCCTGCAAGAGTGGTTGCGACCTATGAGGTCTAG
- a CDS encoding DNA-3-methyladenine glycosylase family protein produces MSASIHLEATLFSGQSFAWTQQDGIYQAVLNQELVSFTEESFHTVVSSNPQLRHYFDMDWEYEKALSHLSSLDGHLSEAIQSYRGIHILNQDPWEVLMSFLLSQNNNIKRIRSMYQKLSEVYGAHIEGPWYAFPRPQHLQGVTQRELRALGMGFRAPYLLDAIQNHAILAGIPLLSDQKASEELQTIKGVGPKVALCILAFAYHRQQAFPLDTWMLKVMKTYYPGRDASYFAPYAALAQQYLFHYERTQGGRS; encoded by the coding sequence ATGAGTGCGTCGATTCATCTAGAAGCAACCCTATTCTCAGGCCAAAGTTTTGCATGGACACAGCAGGATGGCATCTATCAGGCTGTGCTGAATCAGGAACTGGTCAGTTTCACTGAAGAGAGCTTTCATACCGTAGTTTCCTCCAACCCACAGCTTCGTCACTATTTCGACATGGATTGGGAGTATGAAAAGGCCCTCTCCCATCTGAGCTCTCTGGATGGGCATCTTTCTGAAGCAATACAGTCCTATAGGGGAATCCATATACTCAATCAGGACCCCTGGGAGGTTCTGATGAGTTTCTTGCTCAGCCAGAACAACAACATCAAGCGCATCAGATCGATGTACCAGAAGTTGTCAGAGGTGTATGGGGCGCATATCGAAGGGCCTTGGTATGCATTCCCGCGCCCTCAACACCTGCAAGGGGTGACACAAAGGGAACTGCGTGCATTGGGCATGGGATTTCGTGCTCCCTATCTGCTGGATGCCATACAAAACCATGCTATACTTGCCGGCATTCCCCTTCTTTCCGATCAGAAGGCATCCGAGGAGCTGCAAACCATCAAGGGCGTAGGGCCGAAGGTGGCCTTGTGCATCCTTGCTTTTGCGTATCATCGACAGCAGGCCTTTCCTTTGGATACCTGGATGCTGAAGGTAATGAAAACCTACTATCCCGGCCGAGACGCTTCCTACTTTGCACCCTACGCAGCACTCGCCCAGCAGTACCTGTTCCACTATGAGCGCACCCAAGGAGGCCGGTCGTGA
- the cysK gene encoding cysteine synthase A, whose product MSTHIYQNITEKIGNTPLIRLNRLNTTKATILVKVESFNPLSSVKDRIALAMIEGAEKRGLLTSGSVIIEPTSGNTGVGLAYIAAVKGYRLIITMPETMSIERRKLLSALGAELVLTDGSLGMKGAIAKAEEIARHTKHSFIPSQFENPDNPSVHYATTGPEIWADSGENVDLFIAGVGTGGTITGVGRYLKEKNPSVKIVAVEPATSPVLSEGYGGPHKIQGIGAGFVPNTLDRSVIDEICTVEDAKAGDAARQAAKLDGLLVGISSGAALSAALSYAQKDEWAGKTIVVLLPDSGERYLSTWLFDEA is encoded by the coding sequence ATGAGTACACACATATATCAGAACATCACGGAGAAAATTGGCAATACCCCTTTGATCCGTCTCAATCGGCTCAATACTACCAAAGCAACCATTTTGGTGAAGGTGGAGAGTTTCAATCCGCTTTCCAGCGTGAAGGATCGTATCGCCTTGGCGATGATCGAAGGGGCGGAAAAACGTGGTCTGCTTACCAGCGGTTCGGTCATCATCGAACCTACCAGCGGAAACACCGGTGTAGGGCTTGCCTATATTGCCGCAGTGAAGGGCTACCGCCTTATCATCACCATGCCCGAGACCATGAGCATTGAAAGACGGAAGTTGCTCTCTGCTTTGGGTGCGGAACTTGTTCTTACCGATGGCTCGCTTGGAATGAAGGGTGCCATTGCCAAGGCAGAAGAAATTGCCCGCCATACGAAACACTCGTTCATTCCCTCCCAATTCGAGAATCCAGACAATCCAAGTGTCCATTATGCGACAACCGGTCCGGAAATATGGGCGGACAGCGGTGAGAATGTTGATCTCTTTATTGCGGGGGTTGGTACCGGTGGAACCATAACGGGAGTGGGTCGCTACCTTAAGGAGAAGAATCCGTCGGTCAAGATTGTGGCTGTCGAGCCTGCAACCAGTCCCGTGCTCAGTGAAGGGTATGGCGGACCGCATAAAATCCAGGGAATCGGTGCAGGGTTTGTTCCCAATACCCTCGATCGCTCGGTCATCGATGAGATTTGCACGGTAGAGGATGCAAAAGCCGGGGATGCTGCCAGACAGGCTGCCAAGCTGGACGGCCTGCTTGTTGGTATATCCAGCGGTGCCGCCTTAAGTGCTGCACTTTCCTATGCACAGAAAGACGAATGGGCGGGCAAGACTATCGTGGTATTGCTCCCCGACAGTGGAGAGCGGTATCTTTCGACCTGGCTGTTCGACGAGGCTTGA
- a CDS encoding RrF2 family transcriptional regulator: MKISTRGRYGLRLLVDIAEHSNEGPIALTVVAKRQDLSEKYLQQVALLLTRGGFLTSVKGSGGGYLLERSPASMMIYDVLDLLEGNICFEEPVQGEENAIERVIRLHVYQKLDQEVKKVFEGLTLADVTKAAWFTYVI; this comes from the coding sequence ATGAAAATTTCAACACGAGGTCGGTACGGTCTGAGACTGCTCGTTGACATCGCCGAGCATTCCAATGAGGGACCCATCGCTCTCACGGTCGTGGCCAAGCGGCAGGACCTCAGTGAGAAATACCTTCAGCAAGTGGCTTTGCTGCTTACCCGGGGTGGCTTTTTGACTTCGGTCAAAGGATCGGGTGGTGGGTATCTGCTTGAACGCAGTCCTGCATCCATGATGATTTACGATGTGCTTGATCTCTTGGAGGGCAACATCTGTTTTGAGGAGCCCGTGCAAGGCGAGGAGAATGCCATCGAGCGTGTCATCAGATTGCATGTCTATCAGAAGCTCGACCAAGAGGTGAAGAAAGTCTTTGAGGGATTGACGTTGGCCGATGTAACCAAGGCTGCGTGGTTCACCTACGTCATCTAG
- a CDS encoding RrF2 family transcriptional regulator produces MKLSTKGRYSLQTMVYLATCRENCSIRSISEATGISSGYLEQLMIPLRRAGLVQAERGVQGGYRLAKSGITCAEVLSASEGDFEPVPCRNCPRTDACKTHQIWTMLQSTVVDFTSQVTIDELASHLVESEAGGGI; encoded by the coding sequence ATGAAATTATCGACAAAAGGTAGGTACTCCCTTCAGACCATGGTGTATTTAGCCACGTGTAGGGAAAACTGCAGTATACGTAGTATCAGCGAGGCCACCGGTATCAGCAGTGGATATCTTGAGCAACTGATGATTCCTCTTCGCCGTGCCGGTCTTGTGCAAGCAGAGCGCGGTGTACAGGGTGGCTATCGCCTTGCGAAGAGCGGCATCACCTGCGCTGAGGTGCTTTCTGCCAGTGAGGGTGATTTCGAGCCGGTTCCCTGCCGAAACTGCCCCAGGACCGATGCCTGCAAGACGCATCAGATTTGGACCATGTTGCAAAGCACCGTTGTGGATTTTACCAGCCAAGTCACCATTGATGAACTCGCCTCTCATTTGGTGGAGAGTGAAGCGGGGGGTGGCATATGA